In the genome of Prosthecobacter algae, one region contains:
- the rfaD gene encoding ADP-glyceromanno-heptose 6-epimerase: MPITPESRILVTGGAGFIGSALVWELNRRGCENIIVSDRLCTDEKWKNLVPLKFHDYVDGGDLEKHLRSSPESLGQFDVILHLGACSATTEKDADYLMRNNYELTKILCEWALSRGTRFVYASSAATYGDGAHGMDDQLENLHQLRPLNMYGYSKHLFDLHAKRTRMLNQVVGMKYFNVYGPNEDHKADMRSVVHKAYGQILNTGKVQLFKSHRPDYKDGEQMRDFLYVKDAIRMTLHLAEQTTANGLFNLGSGQAHTWVQLAQAIFAALGKEPNIEFVDMPEHLQSKYQYYTCADITKLRESGYTQDLFTLNEAVRDYVQGYLVGDKRLGDEGV, from the coding sequence ATGCCCATCACCCCTGAAAGCCGCATTCTCGTCACCGGTGGCGCCGGATTTATCGGTAGCGCCCTCGTCTGGGAACTGAATCGCCGCGGCTGTGAAAACATCATCGTCTCTGACCGCCTGTGCACGGACGAGAAGTGGAAGAACCTGGTGCCGCTGAAGTTCCACGACTACGTGGACGGAGGGGACCTGGAAAAGCATCTGCGCAGCTCACCGGAGAGCCTGGGACAGTTCGATGTGATCCTGCACCTGGGTGCGTGCTCTGCCACGACCGAAAAGGATGCCGACTACCTGATGCGGAACAATTACGAGCTGACGAAGATCCTGTGCGAATGGGCGCTGTCCAGGGGCACGCGGTTTGTCTATGCCTCCTCCGCAGCGACCTACGGTGACGGTGCGCATGGGATGGATGACCAACTGGAAAATCTGCATCAACTGCGGCCGCTGAACATGTACGGCTACTCGAAGCACCTCTTTGACCTGCACGCGAAACGCACACGGATGCTGAACCAAGTGGTGGGCATGAAGTACTTCAATGTCTATGGCCCGAACGAAGATCACAAGGCGGACATGCGAAGCGTGGTGCACAAGGCCTATGGCCAGATCCTGAACACCGGGAAGGTGCAGCTCTTCAAGTCCCACCGGCCCGACTACAAGGACGGCGAGCAGATGCGCGACTTTTTGTATGTGAAGGACGCCATCCGGATGACTCTGCACCTGGCGGAGCAGACCACGGCGAACGGGCTTTTCAATCTGGGATCCGGGCAGGCGCACACGTGGGTGCAACTCGCCCAGGCCATCTTTGCAGCCCTGGGCAAGGAGCCTAACATTGAGTTTGTGGACATGCCGGAACACCTTCAGTCCAAGTACCAGTATTACACCTGTGCGGACATCACCAAGCTGCGGGAGTCCGGCTACACGCAGGATCTTTTCACGCTGAATGAAGCGGTGCGCGATTATGTGCAGGGCTACCTGGTGGGGGACAAGCGGTTGGGTGACGAAGGGGTGTGA
- a CDS encoding VOC family protein yields the protein MLHHLSFCVSDLARSSAFYDAVLGALGYVQVWADDTAVGYGVVGGEDQFAIKLRPGPVTVPKSGFHVAFVAASREAVVNFHAEALRHGGAGQRGAGAVP from the coding sequence ATGCTGCACCACCTGTCTTTCTGCGTCAGCGATCTGGCGCGCTCGTCCGCCTTTTATGATGCTGTGCTAGGGGCGCTGGGCTATGTGCAGGTGTGGGCAGATGATACGGCGGTGGGTTATGGGGTAGTGGGTGGGGAGGACCAGTTTGCCATCAAGCTGAGGCCAGGCCCGGTGACGGTGCCGAAATCGGGCTTTCATGTGGCCTTTGTCGCGGCATCCCGGGAGGCGGTGGTGAACTTCCACGCCGAGGCGCTGCGACATGGGGGGGCGGGACAACGGGGTGCCGGAGCTGTGCCCTGA
- a CDS encoding glutamate--tRNA ligase: MIRVRFAPSPTGDLHVGGARTALFNWLFARKNGGTFILRIEDTDGARNTEEASAGILKGLKWLGLDWDEGPEKGGDYGPYYQSQRKDIYDRYLARLTADGRTYVEENGAVRFKFSRTAITVHDLVCGDVTFAPTEEPDMTLRRPDGSYIFHFVNVVDDIEMKMTHVFRGEDHLSNTWKHIDLFNAFGATPPTYAHIPLILNSDSSKMSKRDAGSAIESSYMNGGFLPDAVFNYLCLLGWTPRTEAEVLDRTTLTSLFEPAEIHSSNARFDMQKCSWFNAQYLRALSPENLFAAARPFLDKAGLVITDEAVAAAAVYSVKEKVSLLTEIPDWVHYFFREDYPFEADVVTKLKAKPENPALLQAAAAAFAALTEWTEASVHTAIEDAAKGASVKPGALMPLLRFALSGQSRGPGVSTIAHLIGQASTLGRIQRTLAL; this comes from the coding sequence ATGATCCGCGTCCGCTTCGCTCCCTCCCCCACCGGTGACCTCCACGTCGGTGGTGCCCGCACAGCTTTGTTCAACTGGCTCTTCGCCCGCAAAAACGGCGGCACCTTCATCCTGCGCATTGAGGACACCGACGGCGCACGCAACACCGAAGAAGCCTCCGCAGGTATCCTCAAGGGCCTCAAATGGCTCGGCCTCGACTGGGACGAAGGCCCCGAAAAGGGCGGCGACTACGGCCCCTATTACCAGAGCCAGCGCAAGGATATCTACGACCGTTACCTCGCTAGGCTCACCGCCGATGGCCGCACCTACGTGGAAGAAAATGGTGCCGTCCGTTTCAAATTCAGCCGCACCGCCATCACCGTGCACGACCTCGTCTGCGGCGATGTCACTTTCGCCCCGACCGAGGAGCCGGACATGACCCTCCGCCGTCCCGATGGCAGCTACATCTTCCATTTCGTCAATGTCGTGGACGACATCGAAATGAAGATGACCCACGTCTTCCGTGGCGAGGACCACCTCTCCAATACCTGGAAGCACATCGATCTCTTCAATGCCTTCGGGGCCACCCCGCCCACCTACGCCCACATCCCCCTCATCCTGAACAGCGACAGCTCCAAGATGAGCAAGCGTGATGCCGGCAGCGCTATCGAGAGCAGCTACATGAATGGCGGCTTCCTCCCGGATGCCGTGTTCAATTACCTCTGCTTGCTCGGCTGGACCCCCCGCACCGAGGCCGAAGTCCTCGACCGCACCACCCTCACCAGCCTCTTTGAGCCCGCAGAAATCCACAGCTCGAATGCCCGCTTTGACATGCAGAAATGCAGTTGGTTCAATGCGCAGTACCTCCGCGCCCTCAGCCCGGAAAACCTCTTCGCCGCCGCCCGTCCCTTCCTCGACAAAGCCGGTCTCGTCATCACCGATGAAGCCGTGGCCGCCGCCGCAGTTTACAGCGTGAAAGAAAAGGTCAGCCTGCTGACGGAGATACCCGATTGGGTGCACTACTTCTTCCGCGAAGACTATCCCTTCGAGGCCGATGTCGTGACCAAGCTCAAGGCCAAGCCGGAGAACCCCGCGCTCCTTCAGGCTGCCGCCGCCGCCTTCGCAGCTCTCACCGAATGGACTGAAGCCAGCGTGCACACCGCCATCGAAGACGCCGCCAAAGGCGCCAGTGTCAAGCCAGGGGCTCTCATGCCGCTGCTGCGTTTTGCCCTCAGCGGCCAGTCACGTGGGCCTGGGGTCAGCACCATCGCCCACCTCATTGGCCAGGCCAGCACGCTGGGCCGGATCCAGCGCACCCTCGCGCTTTGA
- a CDS encoding GntR family transcriptional regulator: MPKSLPKPAADTNPVAIPTKQRAVYDALRAEIMGGRLQPGEVLVIDALAKRFQVSIIPVREALRQLQSERLVEIRAHTGVRVTPVDVSALVEIFALLGALETASAIHALPRMTEVDLAELDAILHTLETTAISGDTAGFEQANRQFHLLPCRIAGFTRAEQGLQSILAEWERLHRLAFQGTQPPSPEQANKDHRAIVRAFRQGDVEKLTQVIQRHNATALSHYQKLMK, from the coding sequence ATGCCCAAATCTCTCCCCAAGCCCGCCGCTGACACGAATCCGGTCGCCATCCCCACCAAGCAGCGCGCCGTGTACGATGCCTTACGTGCCGAGATCATGGGCGGCCGCCTGCAGCCAGGGGAGGTCCTTGTCATCGATGCCTTGGCCAAACGATTCCAGGTCAGCATCATCCCCGTGCGTGAGGCCCTGCGTCAGCTTCAGTCGGAGCGCCTCGTCGAAATCCGCGCCCACACCGGCGTCCGTGTCACCCCGGTGGATGTTTCGGCCCTCGTTGAAATCTTTGCCCTGCTGGGGGCCCTTGAGACCGCTTCCGCCATCCACGCCCTGCCGCGAATGACCGAGGTCGATCTGGCCGAACTGGACGCCATCCTCCACACCCTGGAAACCACCGCCATCAGTGGCGACACCGCGGGGTTCGAGCAGGCCAATCGCCAATTTCATCTGTTGCCCTGCCGCATCGCAGGTTTCACGCGGGCCGAGCAGGGGCTGCAATCCATCCTGGCCGAATGGGAACGCCTCCATCGCCTCGCCTTCCAAGGCACCCAGCCCCCCAGCCCGGAACAGGCCAACAAAGACCATCGCGCCATTGTCCGCGCCTTTCGTCAAGGCGATGTGGAAAAGCTCACACAGGTCATCCAGCGGCACAATGCCACCGCCCTCTCGCATTATCAAAAACTCATGAAATGA
- a CDS encoding Gfo/Idh/MocA family oxidoreductase, producing the protein MSIQRIGIILNGVTGRMGTNQHLVRSILAIIRQGGIKVSDELTLMPDPILTGRSASKLQELAAKHSCEKTGPLKTSTDLAAVLADPAYPIFFDASGTLHRARFVEMAAAAGKAVYCEKPTAVETAEALRLAEVCEKAGIKNGVVQDKLWLPGLRKLALLKSQGFFGRILSVRGEFGYWVFTGEHEGQPAQRPSWNYRKADGGGIIVDMLCHWRYVIDNLFGEVTAVSCLGATHIPQRVDEKGETYNCDTDDSCYATFETADNVVCQFNSSWNVRVRRDDLLTLQVDGTHGSAMVGLRKCWFQSMAGTPKPVWNPDIDSPINHYNHWQEVPDTAEYDNAFKIQWEMFIKHVALDTPFRWTLREGAKGVQLAELGLQSWAERKWLNVPKI; encoded by the coding sequence ATGAGCATCCAACGCATCGGCATCATCCTCAACGGCGTCACCGGACGCATGGGCACCAATCAGCACCTCGTGCGCTCTATCCTGGCTATCATCCGCCAGGGCGGCATCAAGGTTTCCGATGAACTGACGCTGATGCCAGACCCGATCCTCACCGGGCGCAGTGCGAGCAAGCTGCAAGAACTGGCGGCGAAACATAGCTGTGAAAAAACGGGGCCGCTGAAGACCAGCACGGATCTCGCGGCGGTGCTGGCCGACCCGGCTTACCCGATTTTCTTTGATGCTTCCGGCACGCTGCACCGCGCCCGGTTTGTGGAGATGGCGGCGGCAGCGGGCAAAGCAGTCTATTGTGAAAAGCCAACGGCGGTGGAGACTGCGGAGGCCCTGCGCTTGGCCGAAGTGTGCGAGAAGGCGGGCATCAAAAACGGCGTGGTGCAGGACAAGCTGTGGCTGCCGGGCCTGCGCAAGCTGGCGCTGCTGAAGTCGCAGGGATTCTTTGGCCGCATCCTGAGCGTGCGCGGTGAGTTTGGTTACTGGGTCTTCACCGGTGAGCATGAGGGCCAGCCTGCGCAGCGCCCTTCCTGGAACTACCGCAAGGCCGACGGCGGCGGAATCATCGTGGACATGCTGTGCCACTGGCGCTACGTGATTGATAATTTGTTCGGCGAAGTGACGGCGGTTTCCTGCCTTGGGGCCACCCACATCCCGCAGCGAGTGGACGAGAAAGGCGAGACGTACAACTGCGACACCGATGACAGTTGCTACGCCACCTTTGAAACGGCCGACAATGTGGTCTGCCAGTTCAACAGCTCCTGGAACGTGCGTGTGCGCCGCGATGACCTCTTAACGTTGCAGGTGGATGGCACCCACGGCTCGGCCATGGTGGGGCTGCGCAAGTGCTGGTTCCAGTCCATGGCGGGCACACCCAAACCGGTGTGGAACCCAGACATTGACAGCCCGATCAATCATTACAACCACTGGCAGGAAGTGCCGGACACGGCGGAGTATGACAACGCCTTCAAAATTCAGTGGGAGATGTTCATCAAACACGTCGCGCTGGATACGCCCTTCCGCTGGACCTTGCGTGAAGGTGCCAAGGGCGTGCAACTGGCAGAGCTGGGCCTGCAGAGCTGGGCCGAGCGCAAGTGGCTGAACGTGCCGAAGATCTGA
- a CDS encoding D-2-hydroxyacid dehydrogenase: protein MKIVLLDAYTANPGDVSWAPLQVIAECEIHDRTPVAETVARCAGAEVIITNKAPVTREIIAALPDLKYIGVTATGYNIVDVAAAKERGIVVTNVPGYSSPAVAQLVFALLLELTNHVGHHAQTVAEGRWQACPDFCYWDYPIIELSGRTLGIIGYGDIGAAVGRIAVAFGMKVLASKRDWKTSPPDGVTPASIDEVFAQSDAISLHCPLTDATKHLVNGRTLGLMKESAFIINTGRGPLVDEAALAAALNSGRIAGAGLDVLSVEPPKDGNPLIGAKNCLITPHIGWASREARIRLIAATASNLQAFLDGKPVNVVG, encoded by the coding sequence ATGAAAATCGTCCTGCTCGATGCCTACACCGCCAATCCCGGAGACGTCTCCTGGGCACCTCTGCAAGTCATCGCTGAATGCGAGATTCACGACCGCACGCCTGTGGCAGAAACCGTCGCGCGTTGTGCCGGGGCCGAGGTCATCATCACGAACAAGGCTCCCGTCACCCGTGAAATCATCGCGGCTTTGCCCGATCTGAAATACATCGGCGTCACCGCCACGGGTTACAACATTGTGGATGTCGCTGCGGCAAAGGAGCGCGGCATCGTCGTCACCAATGTGCCAGGTTACAGTTCGCCTGCCGTGGCCCAGCTTGTTTTTGCCCTCTTGCTGGAGCTGACCAACCATGTGGGCCATCACGCCCAGACCGTCGCCGAAGGCCGCTGGCAGGCTTGCCCAGACTTCTGCTACTGGGATTATCCCATCATCGAACTCAGCGGACGCACGCTCGGCATCATTGGTTATGGCGACATTGGTGCCGCCGTTGGTCGCATTGCCGTGGCTTTCGGAATGAAGGTCCTTGCCAGCAAGCGTGACTGGAAAACGTCGCCTCCAGATGGTGTCACCCCAGCCAGCATTGACGAAGTCTTTGCGCAGAGTGACGCCATCAGTCTGCACTGTCCGCTGACCGATGCCACCAAGCACCTCGTCAATGGCCGCACCCTTGGCCTCATGAAGGAGTCCGCCTTCATCATCAATACGGGCCGTGGTCCTCTGGTGGATGAGGCTGCCCTGGCTGCCGCGCTAAACAGTGGCCGCATTGCCGGTGCCGGGTTGGACGTCCTTTCGGTGGAGCCGCCCAAGGATGGCAATCCGTTGATCGGAGCCAAAAACTGCCTCATCACCCCCCACATCGGCTGGGCCAGCCGTGAGGCCCGCATCCGCCTGATTGCGGCGACGGCTTCCAATTTGCAGGCCTTCCTCGACGGAAAACCCGTCAACGTCGTGGGCTGA
- a CDS encoding ABC transporter ATP-binding protein has protein sequence MIQIDNLTMHYGDLKALDSLSLEIRPGELFAFLGPNGAGKTTAIKLLTGLMKPMSGQVRICGIDIQKEPLKAKSMLGYVPDVAVFYEKLSAPEFMQFIAELFEMDVRRAAARTDELFTQFGLHEHCGQRIENLSHGTRQRLAIASALLHDPKVFVIDEPMVGLDPIHARVVKEELKRQTQAGATVLMSTHLLNIAEEVADRIGIINRGKLLFVGTLQELRAAHEKQGLRLEEIFLEMVG, from the coding sequence ATGATCCAGATTGATAACCTCACCATGCACTACGGCGACCTGAAGGCGCTGGACAGCCTGTCGCTGGAGATCCGCCCTGGGGAGCTGTTTGCCTTTTTAGGTCCCAATGGCGCAGGTAAAACCACGGCAATCAAGCTGCTGACAGGCCTGATGAAACCGATGAGTGGCCAGGTGCGCATCTGTGGCATTGATATCCAAAAAGAGCCGCTCAAGGCCAAGTCCATGCTGGGCTATGTGCCGGATGTTGCGGTGTTTTATGAGAAGCTGAGCGCCCCCGAATTCATGCAGTTCATCGCCGAGCTTTTCGAGATGGACGTGCGGAGGGCAGCAGCGCGCACGGACGAGCTTTTCACACAGTTTGGCCTGCATGAGCACTGCGGGCAACGGATCGAAAACCTGAGCCACGGCACACGACAGAGACTGGCCATCGCCAGCGCCTTGCTGCATGACCCAAAGGTCTTTGTCATTGATGAACCCATGGTGGGCCTGGACCCCATCCACGCCCGGGTGGTGAAGGAGGAACTCAAACGCCAGACCCAGGCCGGAGCCACGGTGCTGATGAGCACGCACCTCCTCAACATCGCTGAAGAGGTGGCGGACCGCATCGGCATCATCAACCGGGGCAAGCTGCTATTCGTCGGCACCCTGCAAGAGCTGCGTGCCGCCCATGAAAAACAGGGGCTGCGGCTGGAAGAAATCTTCCTGGAGATGGTGGGGTGA
- the hrpB gene encoding ATP-dependent helicase HrpB: MPAPAALPIFEIRDAVVSCLHDPKVPNMLIKAPTGSGKSTQVPQFVLDAGILKEGQRCIVLQPRRIAARMLAQRVAKERGARLGGEVGYQVRFDNVTSRDTRLIYVTEGVMLRLLMEDPELAKVGCIVIDEFHERHLDGDLVLAWAIALQRVRRPDLKIIVMSATLTPGPLSEFMQPVELLESQGRTFPVQVRYQTPNKNARTNEIEPVWEQAARACEALAGELGSSGDILVFMPGAFEIRKTMMTLQGRSFAKGRRIVALHGELSPQDQDAAVTPGEQPKIIVSTNVAETSLTIEGVRAVVDAGLARIASYDPRRGINTLTIQKISRASAEQRAGRAGRLGPGIALRLWAEREHIHRAESEAPEIQRLELGEALLALHVASDKAKLNIQWFERPAEAALARAEGLLQDLGAIAHGKLTSIGMKMSAFPTHPRFARMLMAASENGCVREAALCAAMAQGRDILMVGKNNASHKNEDFWEPGDLTEFQALIRAFIRAEAMNFDPQACIPLNVHAMACREAARSYDQFLRLSQRAGLVINDEVASAESLAKTLLAAFSDHLGVETSGGSRIYRVAGGYSGNLAKDAHIKPPRLLVASEITEVQGKALTVQLNLVTKVEEEWLRELFPDDFNVGKRAQYDAVNRRVMNLEEVRFRSLVLSSREKGEPDHNTAATLLADEVIAGRLTLTLWNERVEQWITRVNCLAKWMPDLEIPPITEEDRRIIIEQVCHGATAYRQLKDKDVFPALHQWLSHAQRDLLERYAPERLNLKNGKSARIVYDEKQPPSVSVVLQQMYDVNENPKVASGRVTVTVHLLSPAQRPIQTTGDIGRFWKESYPAVRTQLRGRYPRHEWR; this comes from the coding sequence CGCATGCTGGCCCAGCGTGTGGCCAAGGAACGCGGTGCGCGCCTGGGAGGCGAGGTGGGGTACCAGGTGCGGTTTGACAACGTCACCTCCCGGGATACTCGCCTCATTTACGTGACGGAAGGGGTGATGCTGCGACTGCTGATGGAAGACCCCGAACTGGCCAAGGTGGGCTGCATCGTCATTGATGAATTTCACGAACGCCATCTCGATGGTGACCTCGTACTCGCCTGGGCCATCGCGCTTCAGCGAGTCCGGAGGCCCGATTTAAAGATCATCGTCATGTCGGCCACCTTGACGCCCGGCCCGTTGTCGGAGTTCATGCAGCCTGTCGAACTGCTGGAGTCTCAGGGCCGAACTTTCCCGGTGCAGGTGCGTTATCAAACACCCAACAAAAACGCCCGCACGAATGAAATTGAACCTGTGTGGGAACAGGCCGCACGTGCCTGTGAAGCGCTGGCGGGCGAACTCGGTAGCAGCGGCGACATCCTCGTTTTCATGCCGGGGGCCTTTGAGATCCGCAAGACGATGATGACCCTCCAGGGGCGCAGCTTTGCCAAAGGTCGCCGCATCGTCGCCCTGCATGGGGAACTTTCCCCTCAGGACCAGGATGCCGCCGTGACGCCCGGCGAGCAGCCGAAGATCATCGTCAGTACGAACGTCGCTGAAACGTCCCTCACCATCGAGGGGGTGCGCGCCGTGGTGGATGCTGGGCTGGCCCGCATCGCCAGCTACGATCCGCGTCGTGGCATCAATACCCTCACGATCCAAAAGATCAGCCGGGCCAGTGCCGAGCAGCGAGCAGGGCGTGCGGGACGTCTGGGGCCGGGCATTGCCCTGCGGCTGTGGGCCGAGCGCGAGCACATCCACCGTGCGGAAAGTGAAGCCCCTGAGATTCAACGCTTAGAGTTAGGCGAGGCCCTGCTGGCCCTGCATGTGGCATCGGACAAGGCCAAGCTGAACATTCAGTGGTTCGAAAGACCTGCCGAAGCTGCCTTGGCTCGTGCTGAAGGGTTGTTGCAGGATCTGGGGGCCATTGCCCATGGCAAACTGACTTCCATTGGGATGAAGATGTCCGCCTTCCCCACTCACCCCCGTTTTGCCCGCATGCTCATGGCGGCTTCCGAAAATGGTTGTGTGCGTGAGGCCGCTCTCTGCGCGGCCATGGCCCAAGGCCGAGACATCCTCATGGTGGGGAAAAACAATGCTTCTCACAAGAATGAGGATTTCTGGGAGCCAGGAGATCTCACGGAGTTCCAGGCGCTCATTCGCGCCTTCATTCGGGCGGAGGCGATGAACTTCGATCCCCAGGCCTGCATCCCGCTCAATGTCCACGCCATGGCCTGCCGGGAGGCCGCGCGCAGTTACGATCAATTCCTCCGCCTCTCTCAGCGTGCGGGACTGGTCATCAATGACGAAGTGGCTTCCGCTGAATCTTTGGCGAAAACTTTGTTAGCCGCATTTAGCGATCATTTGGGCGTGGAGACCAGCGGAGGCAGCCGCATCTATCGCGTGGCCGGTGGTTACAGTGGAAATTTGGCCAAGGATGCCCACATCAAGCCACCGCGTCTGCTCGTCGCCTCAGAGATCACCGAGGTGCAGGGCAAGGCGCTGACCGTGCAGCTCAATCTCGTCACCAAGGTAGAGGAAGAGTGGCTGCGCGAACTCTTCCCAGATGACTTCAATGTGGGCAAGCGTGCCCAGTATGACGCGGTGAACCGCCGTGTCATGAACCTGGAGGAGGTGCGTTTTCGCAGCCTCGTCCTCAGCAGCCGTGAAAAGGGCGAGCCTGATCACAACACCGCCGCCACCCTACTGGCCGATGAAGTCATCGCAGGTCGTCTCACGCTTACCCTTTGGAACGAGCGAGTGGAGCAGTGGATCACCCGGGTGAATTGCCTGGCCAAATGGATGCCCGACCTGGAAATCCCACCCATCACGGAGGAGGACCGCCGCATCATCATCGAGCAAGTCTGCCATGGGGCGACTGCCTACCGCCAGCTCAAGGATAAGGATGTTTTTCCCGCGCTGCACCAGTGGCTCAGCCATGCGCAGCGCGATCTTTTGGAACGCTACGCGCCGGAGCGCCTCAACCTCAAAAACGGCAAATCAGCCCGCATCGTCTATGATGAAAAACAGCCGCCCAGTGTCAGCGTCGTGCTCCAGCAGATGTACGATGTGAATGAAAATCCGAAGGTCGCCAGTGGTCGTGTCACCGTCACCGTGCATCTCCTCTCACCCGCCCAGCGCCCCATCCAGACCACGGGCGACATTGGCCGCTTCTGGAAGGAAAGTTACCCCGCTGTCCGAACCCAGCTTCGCGGTCGCTATCCGCGGCATGAGTGGCGGTGA